One window of Mesorhizobium loti R88b genomic DNA carries:
- a CDS encoding GntR family transcriptional regulator — protein MVKTDFSPIADTTRRAEIVALLRRAILTGQLEPGQKLNELRISEQMRVSRAPLREAMRELVQEGILTSIPYAGTFVIDVTAKDIDDAYSLNKVLDEFAIERTWPQRDQRFFDELDRRHEAVKQATRDLDTTRQIETALQLHGLIYEWADNSVLLETWQRLTSRLQMYFALHLHARNEPVPVEDMHETYVRLMKGNDMSAAQRYAREHIDIDFEELLAYARGLEQRESKGARVDRAGRNNNG, from the coding sequence ATGGTGAAGACGGATTTCAGCCCGATTGCCGACACGACGCGCCGCGCCGAAATCGTGGCGTTGCTGCGGCGCGCGATCCTGACCGGCCAGCTCGAACCCGGCCAGAAGCTCAACGAGCTCAGGATCTCGGAACAGATGCGGGTCAGCCGCGCGCCATTGCGCGAGGCGATGCGCGAGCTGGTGCAGGAAGGCATCCTGACCAGCATTCCCTATGCCGGCACCTTCGTCATCGATGTCACCGCCAAGGACATCGACGATGCCTATTCGCTCAACAAGGTGCTGGACGAGTTCGCCATCGAACGCACTTGGCCACAGCGCGATCAGCGCTTCTTCGATGAACTCGACCGGCGCCATGAAGCCGTGAAACAGGCGACGCGCGACCTCGACACCACAAGGCAGATCGAAACAGCGCTGCAACTGCATGGCCTGATCTACGAATGGGCCGACAATTCGGTGCTGCTGGAAACCTGGCAGCGGCTGACCAGCCGGTTGCAGATGTATTTCGCGCTCCATCTGCATGCCCGCAACGAGCCGGTGCCGGTCGAGGACATGCACGAGACCTATGTGCGGCTCATGAAGGGCAACGATATGAGTGCCGCCCAGCGCTATGCCCGCGAACATATCGACATCGATTTCGAGGAGTTGCTTGCCTATGCGCGCGGGCTTGAGCAGCGGGAATCGAAGGGCGCCAGGGTCGATCGTGCCGGCCGGAACAACAACGGCTGA
- a CDS encoding mandelate racemase/muconate lactonizing enzyme family protein — protein sequence MQIKSIKAYHVVQPFVDGPYRMSKGREADCFDAVIVSITSDSGVTGWGEMAPLGNFYSAAFPAGVRAGVPEIAPHLIGQDPRGLASIGRLMDTVFKGHPYIKSALDMACWDLAARAADVPLVTMLGGRESDMAETYRVVTHGTLDQMAALATRIIAEGCRRVQVKVGGNVHDDIERVTAVASAVPKGTVIFCDANAGWTSYQARQFADATRAIDYTFEQPCTTIDENMSVRRMLDKPMVLDESVTSLEEMLEIHRLGAADGLTLKISRLGGVTRTRQIRDVAVDLGFMITVEDTGGAEIDTAAMAHLSLSTPEERRLHAIAFHEWVTVRTAFNAPPVTGSHMGIPDGPGLGIDVDPSLLGTPFFEIGG from the coding sequence GTGCAGATCAAATCCATCAAGGCATACCATGTCGTGCAACCCTTCGTGGACGGTCCCTACCGCATGTCCAAGGGCCGCGAGGCCGACTGCTTCGACGCGGTCATCGTCTCCATCACCTCCGATAGCGGCGTGACCGGCTGGGGCGAGATGGCGCCGCTCGGCAATTTCTATTCGGCGGCGTTTCCGGCGGGAGTGCGCGCGGGCGTGCCGGAAATCGCACCGCACCTTATCGGCCAGGATCCACGCGGGCTGGCCAGTATCGGCCGGCTGATGGATACGGTGTTCAAGGGCCATCCCTACATCAAGTCGGCGCTCGACATGGCCTGCTGGGATCTCGCGGCGCGCGCCGCCGACGTGCCGCTGGTGACCATGCTCGGCGGCCGCGAGAGCGATATGGCGGAGACCTACCGGGTCGTCACCCACGGCACGCTCGACCAGATGGCGGCACTGGCAACAAGGATCATCGCCGAGGGCTGCCGCCGTGTGCAGGTCAAGGTGGGCGGCAATGTGCACGACGACATCGAGCGGGTGACGGCAGTCGCCTCGGCCGTGCCGAAAGGCACGGTGATTTTCTGCGACGCCAATGCCGGCTGGACATCCTATCAGGCACGGCAGTTCGCCGATGCCACGCGCGCGATCGACTACACGTTCGAGCAACCCTGCACGACGATCGATGAGAACATGTCGGTGCGCCGCATGCTCGACAAGCCGATGGTGCTCGACGAATCCGTGACGTCGCTGGAAGAGATGCTGGAGATTCACCGCCTGGGCGCGGCCGACGGCTTGACGCTGAAAATCTCGCGGCTGGGCGGCGTGACCAGGACCCGGCAGATCCGCGACGTGGCCGTCGATCTTGGCTTCATGATCACTGTCGAGGATACAGGCGGCGCCGAGATCGACACCGCTGCCATGGCGCATCTGTCGCTGTCGACGCCGGAAGAGCGGCGGTTGCATGCGATTGCGTTCCATGAATGGGTGACGGTGCGCACGGCCTTCAACGCTCCACCGGTCACCGGCAGTCATATGGGCATTCCAGACGGACCCGGCCTCGGCATCGACGTGGACCCGAGCCTGCTCGGCACCCCGTTCTTTGAAATCGGTGGCTGA
- a CDS encoding mandelate racemase/muconate lactonizing enzyme family protein, with protein sequence MKIRSIKATPINLRLEAPYGWVFGELDGFSQTIVEVETEDGLIGLGEAPTPAAAAIINGVLAERLVGRDAFDIAGAEHVCLPYWTGVQSINDRTRIMAFGAIEMALWDLRGKAWNQPLYQLLGGAVRKDIPFTDYFSLRGDGPKVKGETTPEEVADYCVELHETHGTTFFEGKFSTEDPKVSLKMVELIREKLGDGAMIRIDSNQAYSLATARQLARPLEDLGVRNWEDPVATIEEMRQLRQHCSIPFSTHNIDIARAMDLKVPDAFVGNPTAHGGIGRMLRFVGACEHAGVDFWCYSGDSGIGSAAYLHLCAALGWIREPNQSLFRMQPMDITEEGPFSPRNNVVRVPVGPGLGVTLSRKNLDACHRDFVENGPCNKYHDPAKPGTYRRLPLN encoded by the coding sequence ATGAAAATCCGCAGCATCAAGGCCACGCCGATCAATCTTCGCCTCGAAGCGCCCTATGGCTGGGTGTTCGGCGAGTTGGACGGGTTTTCGCAGACCATTGTCGAGGTCGAGACCGAGGATGGACTGATCGGCCTCGGCGAGGCGCCGACGCCGGCGGCGGCCGCGATCATCAATGGTGTCTTGGCCGAGCGGCTGGTCGGCCGCGATGCCTTCGACATCGCCGGCGCCGAACATGTCTGCCTGCCCTACTGGACCGGCGTGCAGTCGATCAACGACCGCACCCGCATCATGGCCTTCGGCGCTATCGAGATGGCGTTATGGGATCTGCGTGGCAAGGCGTGGAACCAGCCGCTCTACCAACTGCTCGGCGGCGCGGTGCGCAAGGACATCCCGTTTACCGACTATTTCTCGCTGCGCGGCGACGGACCCAAAGTGAAGGGCGAGACGACGCCGGAAGAAGTCGCCGACTATTGCGTCGAACTGCATGAGACGCATGGAACGACCTTCTTCGAAGGCAAATTCTCGACCGAGGACCCGAAGGTCTCGCTGAAAATGGTCGAGTTGATCCGCGAAAAGCTCGGCGACGGGGCGATGATCCGCATCGATTCCAACCAGGCTTATTCGCTGGCGACCGCCAGGCAATTGGCGCGGCCACTGGAGGATCTCGGCGTGCGCAACTGGGAGGATCCGGTGGCGACGATCGAGGAGATGCGCCAGTTGCGGCAGCATTGCTCGATCCCGTTCTCGACCCACAACATCGACATTGCGCGCGCCATGGACCTCAAGGTTCCCGACGCCTTCGTCGGCAATCCGACGGCGCATGGCGGCATCGGCCGCATGCTGCGTTTCGTCGGCGCCTGCGAGCATGCCGGCGTCGACTTCTGGTGCTACAGCGGCGACAGCGGCATCGGCAGTGCCGCCTATCTGCATCTGTGCGCCGCGCTCGGCTGGATCCGGGAGCCAAACCAGTCGCTGTTTCGCATGCAGCCTATGGACATTACCGAGGAAGGGCCGTTTTCGCCCAGGAACAATGTCGTGCGCGTGCCGGTAGGCCCCGGTCTCGGCGTTACGTTGTCGCGGAAAAACCTCGACGCCTGCCATCGCGATTTCGTCGAGAACGGACCATGCAACAAGTATCACGACCCGGCGAAGCCCGGGACATATCGCCGTTTGCCGCTGAATTAG
- a CDS encoding ABC transporter substrate-binding protein — translation MKNYRILDLIRRNRSPLENHLIDGLVDGRVSRRDFIRHGSLLGLSLPLLGGITTAAGFGGMPSLARAAGAAGATIRVASSVPAAAIDPVTIADAGGLLVMQQVAEFLCVDGPDLVLQPALAESWKPNDTGTVWTFKLRKGVKFHSGGEMKADDVVASIDRLADPANSSNALSVFTGILQKGASKKVDDYTVEFHLDAPNGNFPYMLSSDNYNAVIIPASYKGDYEKSFDGTGPFKIEKYTAKVGASFVRNDDYWGPKALPDRTEFTFFTDVQPMILALQGGQVDIINQMPVLSGVALLNDPSVDIISLKSSAHQQLHMRCDDGPLKDARVRRAIALCLDRDKLAAGLMKGRSALGNDSPFAAVYPSTDTSIPQRKQDIAQAKQLMEAAGVAQGFKVTLTTERYLEIPEYAQLIQNWVKEIGVELELNILDQGGYYGDAVFGKSNWLDSVMGITDYGHRGVPNVYLAAPLKSDGTWNAAHFKNKDYDTLAASYIGALDLEAQKADAGKIQKLLLEETPVIFGYFYDYLTATAKGVAGVQPTAMSQLFLEKASKA, via the coding sequence ATGAAGAACTACCGCATTCTCGATCTGATCCGGCGCAATCGCTCGCCGCTCGAAAATCACCTCATCGACGGTCTCGTCGACGGCCGTGTCAGCCGCCGCGACTTCATTCGCCACGGCAGCCTGCTTGGCCTGTCGCTGCCGCTTCTGGGCGGCATCACCACGGCCGCCGGCTTCGGTGGCATGCCGTCGCTCGCCCGCGCCGCAGGCGCCGCCGGCGCCACCATCCGCGTCGCCAGCAGCGTGCCGGCAGCCGCCATCGACCCGGTCACCATCGCGGACGCCGGCGGCCTTCTGGTCATGCAGCAGGTTGCCGAGTTCCTCTGCGTCGACGGCCCCGACCTCGTGCTGCAGCCGGCGCTGGCCGAGAGCTGGAAGCCGAACGACACCGGAACGGTCTGGACCTTCAAGCTGCGCAAGGGGGTGAAATTCCACTCGGGCGGCGAGATGAAGGCCGACGACGTCGTCGCCAGCATCGATCGCCTTGCCGACCCGGCAAACTCGTCCAACGCGCTGTCGGTGTTCACCGGCATCCTGCAGAAGGGCGCCTCGAAGAAGGTCGACGATTACACGGTCGAGTTCCACCTCGACGCGCCGAACGGCAACTTTCCCTACATGCTGTCGTCCGACAACTACAACGCCGTCATCATCCCGGCGAGCTACAAGGGCGACTATGAGAAGAGCTTCGACGGCACGGGGCCGTTCAAGATCGAGAAGTACACGGCAAAGGTCGGCGCCTCCTTCGTCCGCAACGACGATTACTGGGGGCCAAAGGCACTGCCGGATCGCACCGAGTTCACCTTCTTCACCGACGTGCAACCGATGATCCTGGCGCTGCAGGGCGGCCAGGTCGACATCATCAACCAGATGCCGGTGCTCTCGGGCGTCGCATTGCTCAACGATCCGAGCGTCGACATCATCAGCCTGAAGTCGTCAGCCCATCAGCAGCTTCACATGCGCTGCGACGACGGCCCGTTGAAGGATGCGCGCGTGCGCCGCGCTATCGCGCTCTGCCTCGATCGCGACAAGCTCGCCGCCGGCCTGATGAAGGGACGCTCGGCCCTCGGCAACGACAGCCCGTTCGCCGCAGTCTACCCCTCGACCGACACGAGCATACCGCAGCGCAAGCAGGACATCGCACAGGCCAAGCAGTTGATGGAAGCAGCCGGCGTTGCCCAGGGCTTCAAGGTGACGCTGACCACCGAGCGCTACCTCGAAATCCCCGAATACGCGCAGCTGATCCAGAACTGGGTCAAGGAGATCGGTGTCGAGCTCGAACTCAACATCCTCGACCAGGGCGGCTATTACGGCGATGCGGTGTTCGGCAAGTCGAACTGGCTGGATTCGGTAATGGGCATCACCGACTACGGTCACCGCGGCGTGCCGAATGTCTATCTCGCCGCACCTCTGAAGAGCGACGGCACCTGGAACGCGGCACACTTCAAGAACAAGGACTACGACACGCTGGCGGCCAGCTATATCGGCGCGCTCGACCTCGAGGCGCAAAAGGCGGATGCCGGCAAGATCCAGAAGCTGCTGCTCGAAGAAACGCCGGTCATTTTCGGCTATTTCTACGACTACCTGACGGCAACGGCGAAGGGCGTGGCCGGCGTGCAGCCGACCGCCATGTCGCAGCTGTTCCTCGAAAAGGCATCGAAGGCCTAA
- a CDS encoding ABC transporter permease: protein MVFLGGQVLPGNVGRAILGPFADQRAVDALNHTLGVDRPLLTQYATWIWNFVQGDMGTSYIFRSPVAPFVIGALGNSMKLAAVAFVLVVPIGILGGVIAALNLNRPLDRIISLGGLSVTVLPEFVTGIILILIFGVWLRWLPISAAWPKDAGFFTQLYYLILPSLPLFLVLFGYIARMARSGMIEALDSDYTRTAVLKGLPWRTVIWRHVLRNALLPTITVIATQTGYLIGGLVVIETLFRYQGIGSLIFTAARGKDFPMLESGILTIGIVYAVATLIADFLYSVLNPRIRLGSD, encoded by the coding sequence ATGGTGTTCCTGGGCGGCCAGGTGCTGCCTGGCAATGTTGGGCGCGCGATTCTGGGGCCGTTCGCCGACCAGCGCGCCGTCGATGCGCTCAATCACACGCTCGGCGTCGACCGTCCGCTGCTCACCCAGTACGCGACCTGGATCTGGAATTTTGTCCAGGGTGACATGGGCACGTCCTACATCTTCCGTTCGCCGGTGGCGCCCTTTGTCATCGGCGCTTTGGGCAATTCGATGAAGCTGGCGGCGGTCGCCTTCGTGCTGGTGGTGCCGATCGGCATCCTCGGCGGCGTCATCGCCGCACTCAATCTCAACCGGCCGCTCGACCGCATCATCAGCCTCGGCGGCCTGTCGGTCACGGTGCTGCCGGAGTTCGTCACCGGCATCATCCTGATCCTGATCTTCGGCGTCTGGCTGCGCTGGCTGCCGATCTCGGCCGCGTGGCCGAAGGATGCCGGCTTCTTCACCCAGCTCTATTACCTGATCCTGCCCTCGCTGCCCCTGTTCCTGGTGCTGTTCGGCTATATCGCGCGCATGGCGCGCTCCGGCATGATCGAGGCGCTCGATTCCGACTATACGCGGACCGCGGTGCTCAAGGGCCTGCCCTGGCGCACGGTGATCTGGCGCCATGTGCTGCGCAATGCGCTGCTGCCGACCATCACCGTCATTGCCACCCAGACCGGCTACCTCATCGGCGGCCTGGTGGTGATCGAGACGCTGTTTCGCTACCAGGGCATCGGCTCGCTGATCTTCACCGCCGCGCGCGGCAAGGATTTTCCGATGCTGGAATCGGGCATTCTCACCATCGGCATCGTCTATGCCGTGGCGACATTGATCGCCGATTTCCTCTATTCCGTGCTCAATCCACGCATCCGGCTGGGGTCAGATTAA
- a CDS encoding ABC transporter permease: MSAVQTTSPPQDDTRRRSPMAEVFFSLLRSKTFLVGFAIVLFWVACALFGEHFAPYDPLADDIINALAPPSREHWFGTDQIGRDVFSRVIVGSRDILTVAPLATLLATVAGTALGLLTGYFRGIVDDVVSRILEAFMAIPVVIVALLAIVALGTSKTTVIVVIGLSFAPIIARTVRSAVLAERELDYVAAAQLRHESAVHTMFVEILPNVIPPILVETTVRLGYAIFAVATLSFMGFGIQPPSPDWGLSISSNYGMIGGGFWWTVLFDALAIASLVIGVNLAADGVHGALND, encoded by the coding sequence ATGAGCGCCGTCCAGACCACCTCTCCGCCACAAGACGACACGCGCCGGCGTAGCCCCATGGCGGAAGTCTTTTTCTCGCTGCTGCGCTCCAAAACGTTTCTTGTCGGTTTTGCCATCGTGCTGTTCTGGGTTGCCTGCGCACTTTTCGGCGAACATTTCGCGCCGTACGATCCGCTTGCCGACGACATCATCAACGCGCTGGCACCACCCTCGCGCGAACATTGGTTCGGCACCGACCAGATCGGCCGCGACGTCTTCTCGCGTGTCATCGTCGGCTCGCGCGACATCCTCACCGTCGCACCGTTGGCGACCTTGCTGGCGACGGTCGCCGGCACCGCACTTGGCCTGCTCACCGGCTATTTCCGCGGCATCGTCGACGATGTCGTCAGCCGTATCCTCGAAGCCTTCATGGCTATCCCCGTGGTCATCGTCGCGCTGCTCGCGATCGTCGCTCTTGGCACCTCCAAGACCACCGTCATCGTCGTCATCGGCCTGAGCTTCGCGCCGATCATCGCCCGCACCGTGCGCTCAGCGGTGCTGGCCGAACGCGAACTCGACTATGTCGCGGCGGCACAGCTCAGGCATGAAAGCGCCGTGCATACGATGTTCGTCGAGATCCTGCCCAACGTCATCCCGCCGATCCTGGTCGAGACCACCGTGCGGCTGGGTTATGCCATCTTCGCGGTCGCCACGCTGTCCTTCATGGGTTTTGGCATTCAGCCGCCCTCGCCCGACTGGGGGCTGTCGATCTCCAGTAATTACGGCATGATCGGCGGCGGCTTCTGGTGGACGGTGCTGTTCGACGCGCTCGCCATCGCCTCGCTGGTGATCGGCGTCAACCTGGCGGCCGACGGCGTTCATGGAGCGCTCAATGACTGA